One segment of Trachemys scripta elegans isolate TJP31775 chromosome 1, CAS_Tse_1.0, whole genome shotgun sequence DNA contains the following:
- the GJA3 gene encoding gap junction alpha-3 protein translates to MGDWSFLGRLLENAQEHSTVIGKVWLTVLFIFRILVLGAAAEEVWGDEQSDFTCNTQQPGCENVCYDKAFPISHIRFWVLQIIFVSTPTLIYLGHVLHIVRMEEKKKEEELKKKGSSRDSNHQGGAAAASGRGSSNNSSTNKEPPPKKEKPPIRDERGKIRISGALLRTYVFNIIFKTLFEIGFIVGQYFLYGFELKPLYRCSRWPCPNIVDCFISRPTEKTIFIIFMLVVACVSLLLNMLEMYHLGWKKLKQGVTNQYRPDPLPIASATIARDSKPVTLPLPSPAVFPTVPPALPDSRAITPLLSSRTVPPYYAEATARAQPATTTSLAGYSGAPPFSEERHNTATPIPTSIPIPTLSPIPTPMQAITPYFNGSSQALAAEQNWTNLAVEQQRKPPASSSAASSPPSSIRQQSPKQEVASEQPLPSPPLLPPVAAVNSSSSTSLSRGSSSKWDVEGEEEATKEWPVSAACTTVEMHEPPLLIDTRRLSRASKSSSSRARSDDLAV, encoded by the coding sequence ATGGGTGACTGGAGCTTTCTGGGGAGACTATTAGAGAATGCACAAGAGCACTCCACGGTTATTGGCAAAGTTTGGCTGACGGTACTATTTATCTTCAGGATCCTGGTGCTGGGGGCTGCTGCTGAGGAAGTCTGGGGAGATGAACAATCGGACTTTACATGCAACACCCAGCAACCTGGTTGCGAAAATGTCTGCTATGACAAAGCCTTCCCCATTTCCCACATCCGCTTCTGGGTGCTGCAGATCATCTTTGTCTCTACGCCAACCCTCATCTACCTGGGCCATGTGCTGCACATTGTGCGCatggaggagaagaagaaagaggaagagctAAAAAAGAAGGGAAGCAGCAGGGACAGCAACCAccaggggggagcagcagcagcaagtggcCGAGGGAGTAGCAACAACAGCAGCACCAATAAGGAGCCACCCCCAAAGAAGGAGAAGCCACCAATCCGTGATGAGCGGGGTAAAATACGCATCAGTGGTGCCTTGCTCCGCACCTATGTCTTCAATATCATTTTCAAAACTCTGTTTGAGATAGGCTTCATTGTGGGCCAGTATTTCCTGTATGGCTTTGAGCTGAAGCCACTCTACCGTTGCAGCCGTTGGCCTTGCCCGAACATTGTGGACTGCTTCATTTCACGGCCCACTGAGAAGACCATTTTCATCATCTTCATGCTGGTGGTGGCATGTGTCTCGCTGCTGCTCAACATGCTTGAGATGTACCACCTTGGATGGAAGAAGCTCAAGCAAGGCGTGACCAACCAATACCGCCCTGATCCACTCCCCATTGCATCAGCTACCATTGCAAGGGACTCCAAACCTGTTACTCTGCCATTGCCATCTCCAGCAGTGTTCCCTACTGTCCCGCCTGCTCTGCCGGATTCCCGTGCCATCACTCCGCTGCTCTCTTCACGGACTGTGCCGCCTTACTATGCTGAAGCCACTGCTAGGGCACAGCCAGCCACCACAACTTCCCTGGCTGGCTACTCCGGGGCTCCTCCATTTTCTGAGGAGCGACACAATACTGCCACTCCCATTCCAACCTCCATCCCAATCCCAACTCTATCCCCCATCCCAACACCTATGCAAGCCATCACCCCCTACTTCAATGGCAGCAGCCAGGCCTTAGCTGCCGAGCAGAACTGGACCAATCTGGCAGTCGAGCAGCAGAGGAAGCCACCAGCCTCCAGCtcagctgcctcctctccccccagcagcatCAGACAGCAATCGCCAAAGCAAGAGGTGGCCAGTGAGCAGCCGCTGCCATCGCCACCTCTTTTGCCACCTGTAGCAGCAgtcaatagcagcagcagcaccagcctgagcagaggaagcagcagcaagtgGGATGTAGAAGGTGAAGAGGAGGCCACAAAGGAGTGGCCAGTGTCAGCTGCCTGCACTACAGTAGAAATGCATGAGCCGCCACTGCTCATAGACACACGGCGCTTAAGCAGGGCTAGTAAGTCAAGCAGCAGTAGAGCCAGGTCAGATGACTTAGCTGTGTAA